The window tTAGACTGTAAATTATGGCTGTCCTCTCTCCCTACCATATTATATGGTGGATGGGCTGGGGAAATAAATAACTTGTATGTCATTCAGGCTGTGATTAAAGAGCAACACAGATTACAATGGCAAAATCCTGTACTTTAAGAGTTTGGGAATAGAGGTGTTTTCCTTGAGCAAAGGAACAAATATCTAATCAGGAGGGTAGAGTGATAGACTATAGGAATGTTTTCAGTTATctgcctttgtttatttgtttttgataccagggattgaatccaggagtcaCATCCAagccttcatttaaaaaaaaaattttttttagttgtcaatggacctttattttatttatttatatgtggtgtcaagaattgaacccagtgcctcacacatgctaggcaagctctcttccactgagccacaactccagccccttaatttttattttttattttgagacaaggtctcactaaattgctgaggttggctttgaacttgtgatcctcttgccttaggctcccaagctgctgggattacaggtgcaccaccGTAACCCAGCTTAACTTTGTTCGCggtttttttgtagtgctgggggttgaactcaggtcTTCACGCATGCTAGACTTTATCAATGAGCTATTCCCCTAGTCCTCAATTATCTGCTCTTTGTAAGGTAAGAGGATCATTCCTGCCACGGACTTCTGTGAGGATACATTACCCAGTCTTATTGATGAACGATTTGGCCTTGTGATGTATTTTGGCTAATTGAGTGCAATCAGAAGTGATCCATACTATGTCTGAGTGGAAGTTTTAGCCCCATatttttcctctgccatgataaTGGCATATCTCATGGGAATTACTTCATTTGGATCTTGGAATGTGTAAGACTCATGGAGCAGAGTAGGTAAATCTGATAAATCTGAGCAAATGATAAGCCCCTGAAATTCTGAAGGGGAACTACTACAGCATAACAGTGAATGCTGACCCTATGAATCTAAAggttctgcatccatggattcaattTATCTTGGATTGGAAATGCAGAATGCATTGGAAATTATGACTGCTTCTATAATTAAGCATGTATTAggctattttcttctcatttctgaaACAATACAGTTCAACTActtgctataatttggatcttaagcgtcccccaaaggttcatatgGTGAAGGATTACTGCTCCCCAGGGAAGCAGCTAGTGGAGataaggtggtggaacctttagaaggTAGGGCCTAGTGGGTGGTCTTTACATCACTGGAGGAATGCCCCTGAAGTAGACTGTGAACCCTGGGcacttctttctccctttctctaccTAGCCATAAgatgagtggttttgctctgtcATATGCTCCTGCCACAGTGTGCTACCTTGCCACAAGTCTGAAAATGGGatcaactgatcatggactggaactttTGAAAATGTGAACCATTTTTCTTTGGAAGTGGATTATTTTAGGAAATTGTTATAGTAACAAAGCTAACACCCaactacttacatagcatttCCATTGTATTAGGTTTATAAATAATCTAGGGATGATTGAAAGTATACAGGAAGGTGTGCATAGGGTACTCCCAAAGGTcacaaattttatataaatatataatttttatataagggacttgagcatctttGAATTTAGGTAACTGCAGGAGTTCCTGGAAACAATTTCCCATGGATACCTAGGGACTACTACTATGTTACCTATTGAACTTACCTCAGAAACACTAAGATCACAGAGAGAAACTGAATTAATACCAGGTAATTCAACTTTCAATTCAATTTTCAGAGGTTTCTCATTATGATCCTTCACTATTTTTAATTCATAGACTGGTATCTTCATTTCCACCTGTATTTCAGTACTAGATATCTCTTCTATCAAACGTCCCGCTTTGCGTGAAACTTGGTCTTTGGGCAGTAACAGCTGAGGAAAGTGATCTGGATTGCTCACAGTACTGCTTCTTATCTGTCCAAGACTATGTTCTTTATGGAAAAAAAGGGGAGGAGagataaaaattacagaatgctATAAGGTTGTGAGCTGCAAGATAATGTAGTATCAGCTGAGATGGCAGATAAAGCTGCAGTTTAATTAGTTTAGGAATATTAAGCCaaaaaaaatctggggatgtagctcagtggtagaagtcTTGCCAAGCATGTGAGCTATGTTTGCTCCCAAGTGCATCCAAAAAAATTTGGTTGAAAAATTAGCAAGTCTTCATGGATACTCTCAACATTTCTAAtatctgatttttatatttttgtatctaaGTTTTTCATCTTTGAAGACTTCTAGCCCACTAAACATACACAGGTTGCAAGAAAATCTTAAATCAAAAGTTTAGGTTTTGGTTTAGGGTTGTGGTTCAATGATAGAATTCTTGCCTAcagtatgtgaggcactgggttcagtaaaaataaataaataaactaaaggtattgtgtccacctacaaataaaaatatattttttaaaagtttagatttTGATTTACATTCACCAACTtaccctttctcattctctctgtgAATTCAGCCTGCATTCccattagattttgttttgttctttgaatgCTTCCTTTTATTCTAAATTTGGTAATATGGTAAGAGTGTGAGAGAGTGAATTGGAGTTGTTCTTCAACACATTTCATAGTCATCTTTATTAACTGATCTTTTTTCACTTGGTCCTTTTCTGCTGCCTGGAGAATATCAGGATTGTAGGCAACATCGATGACTGTGTAAGTATCTGTGTGTAATTAAGAGGGTATAAAGTGAAGGCAAGTTCTTTCTCATGATATTGTCAGGTTATATATTGAACCATATTCCTGATAAAGTCTGTGTTTTTCAGAGGCAATCATAATGGCACTATATACACAAAATTCCTTAAGGCATTGCTTAGCATCTTCATATGGGTTAAAAGTGGTTCATATTATTAGGAAATTTGAACAGTTAAATTTGCATGAAGCTACATTCATTTGTCATCAATTATATTAccaccaaataaaatattttacttgaaatGCTTCTATCAAGTAAACTTTGGTCCATGCTTATTtccaataaattattattattattattatttttatagtgctggggattgaaccccgggtcTTGtattgacaggcaagcactctatgaactgagctatatccccagccccttcagtaaaatttttaaaatgtgttttctctcctttaaCTCCTTATACCTGATGTCTCGGAGATATCTTCTGGTCTGCCAACACTTAGAGGTACTGGATGAGTGATTGATTCGGGAGCAGGTATCCTTTTCCACTGACAAAGGTTgataaaaagcattttttcttttggtttctggaaagcaaataattttgatgtctcaaaactttaaaaatctacttttcttAAACTAGGTTTTGATAATATCCTCAAAGCAACTCATCACAGAGCTGGAGGAGGGAGAATTTTACACACTAAGTTATTCTATGTATTAAAACcatatttgataaattatactTGATTTCCCCAAAGCTATTGGCTTTTCagcatgaattgagctgctgttcTCTCCCAAAAACACTTGACAGAAGGGGGAATTTAAGCAGTTGATTTAGGTGTATTTGACtctgttttactttattatttcttaaatgaaataatctcTTTATTTGAATAAGATTCAACTTCATGATTCTGTATTAAATCACTACATCACTTttccttctagaagaaaaaaagtgactCATTTTGAGATTTCCAAAACATATCAGGTATTAATTTCCCATTCTTACTCCTTCAACCCAATCTTTCACactgtttcattttctatttagagAGGCAGTTTCCATCAAGTTTTCTTGTGTGAAAAAATAATAGCTAAAGGTAAGGTATTCATTCTCTGGTTATTCCAGGATCATTCATTCAAGACCTCCCCATTCCTAGCACTAACTCTACATACATACCAGGATCCTGGTCTGTATACAGAACTGTGGTTCTGGGCCAGCATAGAGCTGTTTTCCCTCATTCAGTTCTTGTTGAATAAAGTTTTTATAGCTCTCGGGGTTATTTTCAGCCAGATCATCTAGGAGGGTCCAGAACTGAGTAAGCTGGGTGAGTAGACGTTTTGAGGATGAGGATGTCTTCATGATTGATAGTAAAATAGGCCTCTGAAGCCTGTGGAAAGAtataagttaaagaaaaaactGTGTAACCATTGGcttagttttatttaaaggaggGTGAACACATCAGGAATTATTTAAATCAAGTTAAGGTTAGCTAACCTTAACACCTGCATCAGTACCACTTTATCTTTTCCTTATTCTGTAATTATCTAACACCCCTTCCTCAATTCTCAAGTTGACCTCTCATATAAGGCCTTACCTCTACCTAAACCTTCACAAACCCTGAGGGAGCACAGCAGTCATCTTGTCTGGGTTTCCTGGGGATCCAGGTGTTTCCAACACCTGAATATGGGTTGACTGGTGCCTCCTCAGTCCTGAAATAGACAAGTTTGTGTACGGGTTGAGGGTCACATGAGACCTTCTTAATCCTCAGTGTAGTTTAGTAGTTAAGATCAAGGACTCTGGAGCCAGTATGCCTAGATTCTAATCTTATTTCTATCTCCTGCTAGCTGCGTGACCTTGAACAAGAAATGTTAATATGTGTCTCTGTTCTACTCGGAAGATAACAACTATCTCATACAATTATTATCAGGATTAAGTAATTAGCCTCAATATAGAAAAGCTGGAACACCTGGTAAACATTACATAAGAGTAATAATATTTCTCTCTCTTGAGATAACCGTGGTCTTCCTACTCCTTTCCTACTAGAGAGGCATCTCACAGCGTCCACAGAGTGAGGAAAAGAGGAGGCCTAGAGTCTTTGAATACTACATTAGGGTTACACTAAATAGACAACCAAACCAACAAACAATCATTCCAAAAGCTTGGAAACCCACCTCTTCTCTCGGGTCCTAGACAAACCGCGACGCCTGTTACTGGGGTAACCAGACTGTACAACTTCTAATTGAGCCCGGGAAGCTCCATAAACTAGGTCTCTTTACAACCAGTTCCGGAATGTAGCCCTTATGGTGTCGGGTTTGCTCTTCAGCAGGACCCGACCCACTTTTCTTCCAAGAAAGCGCCAGCTTCCTTTCTGTAGGCGTTGGCCCCTAGAGTGTCCAGTAAAGTCTCCCAGTGGGAGTCTTGGGTCTCCTATCGGAAGGAAGAATTTCTCGGGAGCACGACTTCCGGCCTGGAAGGGAagcctcctcctttttctcccagACCGCTtccgcccccccacccccgccacgcGAGGCTGCGGCGCACGGtatgggtgtgtttgtgtgtatttgtgtgggGCGGGTGTTTGGAGGGAAGAATACCGGGAGCTCCAAGGCCACTGGGGGGCAGGGATCCCGGTGACAAAGATGGgggtattttctctgttttccacTTGGAAACCTCAACCCCCGCTTCAAGCACCCTAGACACTTTTGGGGCCCAACGGAAGGTCGTACCCATCCGGAAAGTCTCCATCCTTTCTGGGGAGTGAAACCCAACTCCGGGGGCTATCCCAGCAGAGCGTGAGCGGGGCATGCCCGGGTCAACCCGGCGGTCTGGATTCGGTGCCGGCGCCCCCTCTGGTCTCAGTCCGGGAGAGAGATCTGCCTGTCGATCTGGGCTGGGGGAAGGCAACCGTGGCCTGGGCCACGGGTGAGGGCAGAATAACCGGTGGGAAGGCTACGTTTTCACGAAGGACTCGGGTGAAGCTGCAGAGCTGCCTTTGAGCCCTGACTCCTTGGCTTCCTGGGTCGGAGGAGATCTTGTAATGGAGTGGTTCTTCGTCTCACACTAACAAGATGCCTGATTTCCTCAGGATCGTGGGGTGAGTGAGCGTTGGGGTGGTTACACAAAGCCCCTGCTAGCTGCACAAGTGCATATCTTTGTCATCTAGTTTTTGGAAACTTCCATacagaataggaaataaaatgccttgaattaaaaaattaagcatttaatgtttttaggtgtcagtttttgttactgttgacTTTTGTGGTTTCTGACACTCTCAAATCTAGGTATTTGCTTCATCGCAAACTAATTTTGGGATTCGAGATTTGATTTCTAAACTGGACATTGACACACATCGTTTGCCTGGGATTATGTGGCCTGGGGCAAGTTACGGATTTTTAAGGGAACTTCATCTACAAAATAGGAATGGAGATGCAGTCGACCCTTCGGTATCCTCTGTTCCGCATCTTCGCGTTTTCGGGTTCAACCAACAGCCAattgaaaatattgagaaaaaaaattgcctcTGTACCGAACCtgtacagatatttttcttgctattattcCATAAAGAATACAGTTTAGCAACTATATACATagcattgtattaggtattataagtaatctagagatgatttaaagtgtatggAAGGATGTTCATAGACTATATGCAAGTACTGTCCCGTTT of the Sciurus carolinensis chromosome 11, mSciCar1.2, whole genome shotgun sequence genome contains:
- the Pih1d2 gene encoding PIH1 domain-containing protein 2 isoform X3: MKTSSSSKRLLTQLTQFWTLLDDLAENNPESYKNFIQQELNEGKQLYAGPEPQFCIQTRILKPKEKMLFINLCQWKRIPAPESITHPVPLSVGRPEDISETSDTYTVIDVAYNPDILQAAEKDQVKKDQLIKMTMKCVEEQLQFTLSHSYHITKFRIKGSIQRTKQNLMGMQAEFTERMRKEHSLGQIRSSTVSNPDHFPQLLLPKDQVSRKAGRLIEEISSTEIQVEMKIPVYELKIVKDHNEKPLKIELKVELPGINSVSLCDLSVSEKLLSHGGDWRVIFPVRAWKFYTTPDLALHLFIWHSSIYFVIFFL
- the Pih1d2 gene encoding PIH1 domain-containing protein 2 isoform X1 translates to MKTSSSSKRLLTQLTQFWTLLDDLAENNPESYKNFIQQELNEGKQLYAGPEPQFCIQTRILKPKEKMLFINLCQWKRIPAPESITHPVPLSVGRPEDISETSDTYTVIDVAYNPDILQAAEKDQVKKDQLIKMTMKCVEEQLQFTLSHSYHITKFRIKGSIQRTKQNLMGMQAEFTERMRKEHSLGQIRSSTVSNPDHFPQLLLPKDQVSRKAGRLIEEISSTEIQVEMKIPVYELKIVKDHNEKPLKIELKVELPGINSVSLCDLSVSEVPGMDLLKLLEFPEWCLLLLKKASSHHSRVYANEDWELTQCLPLSYMH
- the Pih1d2 gene encoding PIH1 domain-containing protein 2 isoform X2 translates to MKTSSSSKRLLTQLTQFWTLLDDLAENNPESYKNFIQQELNEGKQLYAGPEPQFCIQTRILKPKEKMLFINLCQWKRIPAPESITHPVPLSVGRPEDISETSDTYTVIDVAYNPDILQAAEKDQVKKDQLIKMTMKCVEEQLQFTLSHSYHITKFRIKGSIQRTKQNLMGMQAEFTERMRKEHSLGQIRSSTVSNPDHFPQLLLPKDQVSRKAGRLIEEISSTEIQVEMKIPVYELKIVKDHNEKPLKIELKVELPGINSVSLCDLSVSEDDLLIEVSEKYRLHLNLPESVNTEMTTAKFIKEKSTLMIMMPLV